One Parasteatoda tepidariorum isolate YZ-2023 chromosome 1, CAS_Ptep_4.0, whole genome shotgun sequence genomic window, CTGTTGCTCAAGGCAactcataataattaaaagttaccACTGTCAAGCTTCTTCTActtatctatctatctaataATTGTATCATGTACAGTATTGTGCAGCtgtgtttaatattaaaatactttctacCTATATAAGAGAATATTTGATACCTATTAAAATGACTATGATGCCAGTAGAGCGCCCGTTtccaaaattattcataattgatGTCAATAACAGTATGGCCACTTTTTACGGTACCCCGAAACGAATAATTACGCTTTCTCctcttaagttttctttttagtttttagcctatttctttaatttcaattagcaCTTAGTaagggccgggatagcttggtgggtaaggcactgggcccatgtccaagaggttgtgACTTCGATCCCCACCGGCAGTGCAGAgtaagactccccgtgtagtaaatggtgactgatgcacgttaaatctgttgggtcttaaagtcctccatgtccccataacaaatcatagatcccggagtttctttgtcttctggattggttcaaaatgactagactacggagttgaacagtagTAGTAGTCGTTaccccaaaattgggtcggctgttcaacgatggttataaaatagaataaaatgaaataaaattagtacttAGTAGAGCGATGGCTGAGGGTATacagcgttcgcctttcaatgaggtgaaccgggttcgtatTCCAGCGAAGGCAGGTCGATACGAACCCGCATCCGGCCGAACCGACCACAgagttgacgtgaaatatcctcagtagtagaNGAAAGAGCCGGGATAACCTGGTGGGTaaggcactgggcccatgtccaagaggttgtgagttcgatccccaccggcaGTGCAGAgtaagactccccgtgtagtaaatggtgactgatgcacgttaaatctgttgggtctTAAAGTCCTCCATctccccataacaaatcatagctcccggagtttctttgtcttttggattggttcaaaatgacaagactacggagttgaacagtagTAGTAGTCGTTACCccaaaattgtgtcggctgttcaacgatggttataaaatagaataacataaaataaaattagtacttAGTAGAGCGCTGGCTGAAGGTATGCAGCCTTTcagtgaggtgaaccgggttcgtatTCCAGCGATGGCAGGTCGATACGAACCCGCATCCGGCCGaaccgaccacagagctgacgtgaaatatcctcagtagtagacggatcatcgGTTAACGTTCCGTTGCCGTGAGGCTATtcgtggaaggttctcgtggtcttcctctccatgtaaaacaaatgcgggttagttccatcaaaaagtcctcctctaAGACATAatatctcccaatacttgatccagaagttccctcgtcttctggatagtgctaaaaaattacaaggttacggagttgaacattagtagtcgggtcggctattcaacgacggttagtACCAAAATTCAGCAAGCATCATTGACGTCAATAATAGTTGCAGATCTTTTTTTACGCTCTCCTAAGCGAGCTGGATAACATTTCTCCTTTTAGTACATTGCTTTACTTCAATTAgtaatttaccaaaatttattattattgccaTAAATAACAATCTTGGTGTTTTTTACGCTTATTCCACAACAAATGgttatacatattttgtttttcatttcaaaacttatttttttatttcgatcaccgtcgattttaaataattttatttaataaaagcacattttaaaatcacataaacACGCGGTTTCAGATAATCTTAGAAATAATAGTTTGGTGATGTAGTTTGTTTATGCTACCATGATGCCTGGCAtaacaaataatgtaataaaataagtaggAAAAAATGCGTagtaaacaacttttttgaTTTAAGATAATGCTAACAttactgatgttatctttaaaatatttggaaaaaaaaacacaatcgttaatagttaactttaaaatactagctaataagaaaattctatttttaagtggctctgaatttaaaatttaaataaagaaaacgtgcttcgtagttttatttataattttactcatttagGTTCATTTTGAATCTCGTATTTTTAGAGTTTACGCAATTCGGTATACAGACACACAAAAATTCTTTATGTCTATAGATTAGTTGTTGTCCTACCCGATGgctttacattattagattattaGGCAAACACATTTTTAGTAGTCCATCCTGTTAAATTAGAGATTGACTGTGTTTGGCGTGCTCGAGGCaactcataatatttaaaaattttcacgcTACTTTCTCttatataataattgtattataaaaatgtgcGGTATTGATACAGTTGTCACCCAATTTACTGCGTATATTTGGAACCTATTAAAAGTGCACCCATTACCCTTTCTGTCGGCTTATAGAGGACTATTGAGGAGTCTATAGAGGACAAACAAACACACattcacttttatatatatagataaatgaTTTTCCTACTGACTTAatctctctttttctttcccttcgtgttttctaaaaaaaaatgtgcgaaATGAAAAGGAATACTATGTTTCaacttaaattgaatttttttaaacgttcttaaaaacataacttcataaattgattatattaaattttataaaagtaatcataattgaaatactatgaaaattaaattacaacgAGACATTTCATGCGCTGAAACATGTTACAGCCATAGAGTAATGCATAATCAGGGCTCAAAGTTATCCTTAGTTTCCGTAAGAGAAGGGAAGcgtctttaattattaaacatatcaATAGAGGTCCTaaaatttctgtgatttttcaaatttttgttgaaattaacagtaagaaaaattatttatctaaaaactaatttaagaaatttcatgatagaaagtaaattataaaatgaacgACATTAATCTACTTCCAGTATTAGAGCCAATTACTCTTAATTTGatggcatatatatataaaagcattcCATGTGagagaaatatacaaaaaactcttattttactACTCCCTCCTCATCGCTACGCCATACTCTTATGTTTTTCACAGGAAACTTCTCGTATCTTGCTACGACTTAACGATATTCCATATTAAGACAATTTTCTTCCCtcgtttgtaaaaaaaaaagaaaaaaaatagatatcaccctgaataacttttgttctaatgatctgatttttaatcttaatggttcctgccggtgacctcaaatatgcaaattatgtagtgctaactattaattacgTTACAAAATTGGATACAGAAACGTACTTTTCAtgaacaaacataatttttttttacatattaggatttttaacctaaaaaaaaaaaaaaaaaatcgatatcaccctgaataacttttgttctaatgatctgatttttaattttaatggttcctgccggtgacctcaaataagcaaattatgtagtgctaactattaattacgTTACGAAATTGGATACAGAAACGTACTTTTCAtgaacaaacataattttttttttacatattaggatttttaaccttcaaaatataagaggtagccgcaatctgggaaatacgttccccataatttggtcaggagagcgatccgaAGTTCGAaccccttaattttaatttcactttttgcgttttagtcatacttttaaaacgaattaaGCACTAATCGTTTTCACTTATAAAACCCATTTCTTCTTCAGCACGACAGCCCCTTACAAGTCTTGGCTGCCTCAACCCCGCGTAGCCTCCTCTCATCCATGGCaacttttttccagttgttaATCTTTGAGATCTTTAGTAGTGTCATCCAACCATCTAGTTGGAGGTCTTCCTCTGGCCCGAGATCCAGAGGGATTTTTGAGGGTGGCGATTCGTACTGCATTGTTTTCTGGACCTCTCCAGATATGGCCAAGCCATATTAATCTATTGCTTCGGATGACCTCCACTATTTGTGACTGTCCATAGAGtctatataattcaaagttgtATCTGATTCGCCAACAGCCTCTTTCCTGTACTgggccaaaaatatttctaaggattttcctttcaaaaacaaCAAGAGTACGCTGATTGTCTGCGTTTAGTGTCCTTGTTTCACTTGCATAGAGCAATACAGGTAGAATATgagtcttataaattttaatttcgatttttcgACTGATTAGGCTTGATCTTAATTGCTTTCTTAGTCCAAAGAAACACTTGTTTGCCATTTTAATTCGGTTGTCTACTTCTTTTTTCATGCTGTTTTGGTCATTGATCATTGTTCCAAggtatttgaattcattaaccTTTTCAAAGGTGTAACGATTTATGAAAAAAGGATTTACAGTTGTGGCTGTAGATtccataaatttagttttatcttcGTTGATGGTAAGGCCCATATTTGTGGCAGAAGTTTCAAGAGCCAGAAAGGCCTCTCTCACtgctctctctctttctctgaCCTTCCTATGACATCGATGTCATCAGCATATGCCAGTAATTGAACTGATCTATTCCAAAGGGTGCCTCTTCGGTCTAATCCACTATCTCTGATACATTTCTCCAGAGCTAGATTAAAGAGTAGACAGGCGAGGAAATCCCCCTGACGCAGGCCTCTCTCTGTTNNNNNNNNNNNNNNNNNNNNNNNNNNNNNNNNNNNNNNNNNNNNNNNNNNNNNNNNNNNNNNNNNNNNNNNNNNNNNNNNNNNNNNNNNNNNNNNNNNNNNNNNNNNNNNNNNNNNNNNNNNNNNNNNNNNNNNNNNNNNNNNNNNNNNNNNNNNNNNNNNNNNNNNNNNNNNNNNNNNNNNNNNNNNNNNNNNNNNNNNNNNNNNNNNNNNNNNNNNNNNNNNNNNNNNNNNNNNNNNNNNNNNNNNNNNNNNNNNNNNNNNNNNNNNNNNNNNNNNNNNNNNNNNNNNNNNNNNNNNNNNNNNNNNNNNNNNNNNNNNNNNNNNNNNNNNNNNNNNNNNNNNNNNNNNNNNNNNNNNNNNNNNNNNNNNNNNNNNNNNNNNNNNNNNNNNNNNNNNNNNNNNNNNNNNNNNNNNNNNNNNNNNNNNNNNNNNNNNNNNNNNNNNNNNNNNNNNNNNNNNNNNNNNNNNNNNNNNNNNNNNNNNNNNNNNNNNNNNNNNTGCAATAATTCACAGCAAATTACCACCAAACTcctattaaaactgttttaggTTGTTAAAATCAATTGGCAAACAATACCTAAGTCATTTTAGAATGTagtatagttaaatatttatattttttcataaaacaggCAAAAATGACGCGTTAATTTTCGCTGTATTTTGTATACACAActacatgattaaaaatattaacttcataCTACacactattattattttcaactttatttcaaacgaaaacagtattattttaaaataaacattataagaTATGCCTTTcttatgaaaacacaaaattttacggtacataattttgtaaaaagatttaCTATGTCAGCATATTTGTTTACTATaactaaacaatgaaataaaagtacttaaataacaataaaaagtacttaaataacaactaaaactaccgtcaatttaatattaaagctttttttaataagaacgTGGCAAATTAGAACGCTGAATAAATCAAAgcaaacagaaaatataaatatcaaaattgatgccattcaattgggtatactatagcctacgtcacaggttgtgttattcctactaaatttaactcatgaacggcattttctgcgagcctaacttgaagccacaaataaacaaacgaagtgtttgatcgtttaaatagctgctcgccagattttattgcattataaagaaaagtaattgatattcgatttttgattaataattaatttatgtggatagtggcatttatgtggatagtggcatggaatttagcattgcgtcatggtaaatgttattcctactaagtggaagtagttgtgtttttttttatattatacccaatttcatttcctttaaaaggtttatacataattaatattatataaaaaaataaacaaatattaatatttttaatagcgttacaagcaaaaaaaaaattcttattagcTCAAAACTACATTGTTTACAATTAGTTTTGACGTTTTCAGTGCACTTCCGGTGTTTCGGAATCTCACTTCCGGTTTTAAAATCAGCTATAACTTTGCTTCtaattatcgaaattttaaaaacaaaacatttttagaatcataagagttcattcttttcaaaaatgcaaaaaacagaaatttgaattatttgatgAAATCGGTCATTTTAAGGCAGGCAGATACCTTAAGTCAATCTAATCTGTCTCTAAGCTAGctaaatgctaaaattaaaataaggaatgGAGTGAAAATTGTTTTAGCGTTCctcataatttcaatttcaacttttttttagttataaggGTTTCGCTTATTCAACATTTTCTccctttaaatgtttatttcttgtCTTTTAAAGTTTACTAATGTAGTGTACACCTTAAATGTGaaagctcaaaattaaaaaattttgtttgggaAAATCGAAAGTTAAATTGCCTGACGTGAGTGTTTCAAGCATTTTGTTGCCCTCGGCCAAGCATGTAAATATTCAGCGATATCATAAAATCGCGATTAATCTCTACTCAAACTTTGAAGAAATCCTTAGAAGATGCGAATGAAGGACACcgaaggaaataaaatctattatatttcataagatctaaatataattcagtttaataatataaataggaatttatgaaacaaaatgttaaaattttttctttctctagtaatgcttatttttatttaaaagaaaattttatagttacatAATTCAAACGCAAACACACGTTTAGTGTCTTCTGTTAAagtatttgacaattttttgaataatttgattatGATTCTTATTCGCATAAACGCCAGTGGTCATAATTATCTAAAACTCAGAgtaaatagtcttttttttatcaatttcggAATGAATACTATCGTTTTAAAATGCCTCTCTTCttgatttagaatattttctatttttgtatgtcgttttagtttatttattcactCCCGAGTGTCCATgaaaatcttcttttaaaattaagttttcttttgctattcttaaaaaatgatgCATCCAAACTAAAGATTCCTTTTCGAAACTATAAAAGTCCATATAACATGCGACAACTGCTATTTTTCACTTCCAATTTTGCTTTTGCTTTTCCCCTTGCTTTCTATccattctttcttttcttactttatattcttATTTGCTATTTCACTTACTTTCTCTTCATTCTTTCCTTCTAATCTTACTTTCTATTCTTGTTTGCTATTCCACTTACTttctattctttctttttattcctaCTTTCGattcttatttgttatttcGCTTCTTTTCTAATCatccacttggattagtctgcgtagggacagagggtgtgcggtattggtcctcattaaacAGTTCTACcttaaaatgctcgacttcgcgtgcaggtcgtcgggctaccgaagcaagGGGAGCCATCCCTACTGCAAAGCATCAAAATTGGGATGTCATGTGATACTGAGCAGTTTCGTTTTTGGTTTGGCTCTCAAAATTGTTTCGTCAAATGCAAGCTTTTAGCTTGAAAGGCTGTTAGAGATGGATATGCATGCCTGTCGGTGATTGGATAAAGAAAAAGCACTATCAATAGAGCAGGTCGAATAATAGAAAAAGAGCCTCCCCGGCAGGTATGTTTAATCCCTCTTAATCtaacttaattttgtaaactgcttaattaaaattgactcttaatgtttataaaagatGTCTTGactagtaattttttcatttaacaagatttgtctgatttaaatttcttggatatattttaacaagaaagggtaataatattaatacggcctgtgtagggggcagggaactgtccttgcatcagaaaggttctgggttcgaatcccgggcaaggcatggatgttctttctctctctgtactatctgtcgtcactgtgggagcgacgttggcccacctaatagggtgcccctgaaagagaggccaacaaaatcgccctgtatatgcctgaattgacggatgttaacacaggtgggatttggaaaaaaataatataaatttaactgtaaaattttaagtttgatgttaatattaaataatttaaacttcagCTGTTTTGAGTATCTAGTATATTTTACGTATAAACAATTATGccacattatttattatgcaatatttaGAATGAATGCAGTAATTTGTGTTCGAAACTTGCATATTGTATCTAAAACTGATGTGCATTCctaatttcttttcttgaaaatggATGAATTAATGGCtagaatgcatttaaaattgtagcGATTTCAAATGTCTATTCAGTGTGAATATTTCGGTAAACATACgagatgcaaaaaaatatatattttaaataaatacaaatgctGTACAATTAAGAAAACTAAACTCTGGAATAGAAATGTAGGTAGCTAATTTGTATGGTTACTTTTTGAAACCTATTTTAGAATAAGTTCAGAAAAATCAAAgcaaatgagcaacacttccggcatcttcccaGGTGAAGAACGAAAAGTTCAGTACctgccgttaaaaaaaaagaacttttggaTAATTTATCCATATTGCAACAACTAATGAAATTTCtgggccaggatagcctggtcggtagggcgctggtcccatgtccgagagttcgtgggttcaaatcccgccggccgaagactctacgtgtagtaaagtgactgatgcacattaaatctgtcgagtcgcaaaattctccatattcccataacaaatcaattccTCTGGGGGTATTGGAGACTATCAAGAACCTCTGGGCCGAGTTGGACCGCCTGATTAAGGAGTGTACTACCCGTCCAAAATCGGTGAAGGAACTTGCATGTCTTGTCCAAGCCGAGTGGAAGAAAATACCNGcttgttttgaggttgtttaaaattcacttcaaatcaaccagactgataaggagatttttaaggtataccaggtttattttcttacacttgtaacaaaagaggtatttttgaggtataaaaatttttaccttatttcaactaacgataaaaaggtatttattgaggtatatgaagtcattttatttatacctaagcttattttgaggttgttttaaattcacttcaaatcatCCAGACTGATGAGATGATTTTTAAGGtatgttatggaaacatggggGACTTAGTGAcccgatagatttaacgtgtcaccatttactacacggtgaGTCTCCGGCCTTGTGATTCGAACTTCCGTTCTCACGGACGTGAGTCCAGTGCCCTGCCAACATGGCTATCCCTGCCTAACCAAATTAATGAATACAGAGCCGCGATGTCTTaggagcgttcgccttccaatgaggtaaacagtgttcgaatcccggcgatgacaggtcgatacgaatcccgcatccggcttgctcagtgctgacgggaaatatcctcagctgtagacggatcatggggtagagtccccttgccgccagactaaccgtgggaggttctcgttgttttactctccatgtaacgcaaatgctggttagttgggtcaaaaagtccaccagtaaagcaaatgtctcccaatacttgatcctggagtttccttgtcttctggattgggttaaaaaaaacagggctgcaaagttgaacattagtaccCTAAATTGAGCCGGcttttcaacgacggatattaaataaaataaaattaacgaatTCAGCGTTTGAAATTACCAATATTCCCTATGAGAAATGTACAACACacacaagaagaaaaaaagtagctCCCTCGtactaatttcttttcttgGCCCAGGCCAAACATTTCCCACATTTATGCAAAAGAAGAACACctcattggtatttttttaaacctatttttttacattgtcaaCAGATGGCCGTCTTATCATAAGAGTACAAAAAGTTTCCCATCGACACTTGGTGGAAAAATACTTCACGCGGCTtcatatatagttaaaatttaaatataataagttttctttttcccttAAGTTTATAgatcttaaaaattatctcaaaaCATGAATGTGAaatgaattggaaaaaaatgccttgaaattaaaaataccatttttgtttaatataaagtctctagccaaattattagacgctctataacattttatgtaaaatcttaattatcaggttcTTTCcaacattattgtttttatatgattgaaaccggtttgcacttgccacgtccgtgtatcaattggttaaattggacaatatataatataaattagccTATTGGATAAATCAGATGACAGATTATATAAAGATagtatatttgttatatcaggtattatattagtatattatgataattagatcaaactattagacacactgtagttttttaataatgatatgaTTTGCTCCAGttcatattacttttatattgcAACATACACGTAATGGGTATGTATTTAGGGTTTAGTAATACCTGATAATTaggattttacatagaatcttataatgcGTCTTACAATGTGACCACGGACTGTATATAATGGCATTGAAAAACAGCCTAAagtaatttaatctaaaaattcagttcttaattactatttatatgtttatttatatctatcttGTTCTTAACGAATTGTTATTACTTGAGAATGAAAATGGAATGCAAAAGGAGACttcaacttttattaattttttaaaggatttctaatgttaatcattttttttccacataaatTTCAAGCAAAGAATTCGTTTTGTACTATACTTTTATcctctttttttacataaaaatatgtattattttagatatttcattatttgttaaatttttttcggctATTAATCTATATCatagacaatttttttcctctggtttaatttattatgcataCAATAAAATTCTACATTATGTAATTAGAATTAAGATATATTACAAATTGAACtcagaaatttgataaaaattattttaaaacgtaattttatttttccttatagtTTTCTATAGTCTCTACTAACTTCCCAACAAACATACTTTCTGCTGTATGCTCGTTTCCCACCTCATCTGTAAAGGTAGAGGATCGGGAAAACTCATTGGGTGGTTGAGACTGAGGGAGGTCTAGTGTGCCACAGGCAGTGAAGATTTCTtctcttacttttatttttaatctttttttaacttattaagttttctaaattagaaTAGTTTGTTTTGTGCTCTACTAACTTCCCAACTAACATATCCTTTGTTGTCTGCTCGTTTCCCACCTCATCTGTAAAGCTAGAGGCTCGGGAAACTCATTGGGCTGTGTAAGATTGTGTTCCGACTGTCCAACCTGTTTTGGTTGAGACTGAGGGAGGCCCAGTGTGTCGCAGGCAGAGAAGATTTCTTctcttacttttctttttatatttttttaacttattaagttttcttaattagGATAGTTTGCTTTGTGCTCTACTAACTTCCCAACTAACATACCCTTTGTTGTCTGCTCGTTTCCCACCTCATCTGTAAAGGTAGATAATTGGGAAAACTCATTGGGCCGTGTAAGATTGTGATCCGACTGTCCATCCTGTTTTGGTTGAGACTGATGGAAGCCACGTGTGCCTATTCTATTAGTGCTTCAGGCTGTTCCCGAGCCACTTTCATTAATCGATTGAAGGTTGTATTCGGCAGGGCCTTCGatacattaaagaaaaactttatcgCGCTTGATGTATTACGAAATATAATAACCAActcaaagttttaataattttaaatttgactgGTGATACTCAgcgagatagagcgttcgcttctCACTGAAAGGTCCTAGGCTTGCATCCCAATGACAGCTGTTGGATACTAATTCTGCTATCAGCTTGAAACAACCACAGTACTGCTAAAATATAgttagtggtagacagatccATCCGTGAAAGGCTTTCCCATCATGAAAggctttcgttttttttttctacctctAACACAAATGCGTGTTAGCTCCATTAAAATGTTCCAACGAAAATCCAGTTGGTCCGATtgcttgatccatgagttcccttatcttctagGTCCTCTTCAAAACAACAagactacgaagttgaacattgatagtcgttcACTCGGAATTGGGTCATTAGTTCTTTcccggttatgaaataaaataatattagaataaccATTTCTGTAGAAAATTTGAAGTACTTAAGTAACAtcgtaaatataatatttcgaTTTGAATGAACGTGATAATCATGCACTATGCATTCAGTGATAATTCTGCACTCTGATAATTCTGCactgttttatttatgtgtGGGGATAGTAGAATTTCGGCTGTGCAGAATTTCGGTTGCGAGACCTGCTACGTGTCCGCAATGCTGCTACTTCCTTTCGTAGAGCTCTAACTTCTTCTAAAAGTTCAAAGGTGCATTGTTGGTTTGAAGAAACTTCGCTAACTTCACTTGAAGTTGACACTTCCATTACTTTATCAGCGATTTCTGCTGCTCTAGTTGAACTTAGTGAAGGGATTGCGGCCAATATCGACTGAACATGCTGCGGTAGCTGATTTAGAAATAGTTCCAAAAGTAGAGAATCTGAGATTTCGTGGGATTCAGCTCTTCTCTGCATAGTGCGCAAAAGTTCACTGGGCTTTCTATCTCCTAGTTGCTCTCCGGAGAGTAAACGTCGAATTTCCTGGGACTTTGTTTCCCCGCAGCGTGcaataatttcttctttcagCTTTTTGAAAGGATCTTCTGCGTCAGGAGTTATAATGACGTCCCTTACAACTGCGGCTACNttttcaccatgtacaatctaaatagctaatatacttttttaatagccAATAAGAatattggtagaattcttctacataagtacaatactatgtctttgatgataaaatactatgtctttcataataatatactatgtctttgtgctagaacattgtgttcattggcgagcgagcgcagcgagtcatggttcacggcgtgaaccacataggattgcgtagcaattctcggggattggcgagcgttagcgagcagggggcggagcctcctagtttcTATAGAAAATTTGAAGTACTTAAGCAACAtcgtaaatataatatttcaatttgaaataacgTGATAATCATGCACTAGTGATAATTCAGTGATAATTCTTCAGTGATAATTCTGCACtcctaagttttatttatgtatgtattttgaTAATCAGAAGTAGTTCAAgtttaatatttggaaaaaaaaaaacacatatttcacaaccaatttttttatgaaaataaaatttttcgaaggATTCGTTGAAG contains:
- the LOC122271615 gene encoding uncharacterized protein, which gives rise to MKNGKFLEGNFLPKMGVVLGLMAPYQLCSKSNSQKYVVIACVSMAITAIVHGEXVAAVVRDVIITPDAEDPFKKLKEEIIARCGETKSQEIRRLLSGEQLGDRKPSELLRTMQRRAESHEISDSLLLELFLNQLPQHVQSILAAIPSLSSTRAAEIADKVMEVSTSSEVSEVSSNQQCTFELLEEVRALRKEVAALRTRSRSRNRNSAQPKFYYPHT